From Pyrenophora tritici-repentis strain M4 chromosome 1, whole genome shotgun sequence, the proteins below share one genomic window:
- a CDS encoding AraJ, Arabinose efflux permease — protein sequence MTDITKDSKPSEATVERFEYLPSDEEYSKDGLRQTHTMGTVTITDDTDVYLVPSPSADPRDPLNLSKWRKIVFISLVSIFSSLGLSLVSGFGGLLGFYIPEYAVHGADYADITALMTYPSMFMGVGCLTCMPLALSIGRRPVFLGSLVVLILGALLAAQARDYNWHLGARMVLGFAAGQSEALVPMMIQEIHFMHERSTFLMWQSAIQTVLSAGLTIAASPLAGAVGPANWYRLGAGFSAVTLILSIFLVPESRYPRSLVAYGQSSEFDGVEQVQTTAAPVRLSERPALDTTKYPPRTIRSDMRLFVGEFDWVEGWYGFVHTFQILLFPNVLWAFCLNGLTIGINIAIGTTYGAIVTHPPYNWGNDAASYVNAGQVVVAFVALPLLGNGSDKIIKWRAKRNDGFHEPENRLLVLWIPILFGILSATLYGQAGQYPDKYHWFVIVFANAGYYFCFVGANIAAITYLLDSYPARAGPVLVVITAFRGFVSFGTSYGVAKFIETTGYDGSFGTYAGLTALFGCLGIPIFLYGKRIRAYTGRWATAKHVGVPSMSR from the exons ATGACCGATATCACCAAAGATTCAAAGCCGTCGGAGGCGACCGTGGAGAGATTTGAGTATCTCCCGAGCGATGAGGAGTATAGCAAGGATGGTCTTCGTCAGACCCATACCATGGGTACAGTGACCATCACTGACGATACGGACGTTTACCTCGTACCCTCGCCAAGTGCTGACCCACGAG ACCCTCTCAACCTATCCAAATGGAGGAAGATTGTTTTCATCTCCCTCGTATCAATCT TCTCCAGTCTCGGTCTGTCATTGGTGTCTGGCTTTGGTGGTCTTTTGGGCTTCTACATCCCAGAATACGCTGTGCATGGTGCCGATTATGCTGATATCACAGCTCTCATGACGTATCCATCCATGTTCATGGGTGTCGGCTGTCTCACATGCATGCCCTTGGCTCTGTCCATTGGCAGACGACCCGTCTTTCTCGGATCGCTGGTTGTACTCATACTTGGGGCTCTCCTGGCAGCCCAAGCAAGGGACTACAATTGGCACCTCGGTGCGAGAATGGTGCTCGGCTTCGCTGCTGGACAAAGTGAGGCTTTGGTACCTATGATGATACAG GAGATACATTTTATGCATGAGCGTAGTACGTTTCTCATGTGGCAGTCTGCAATACAGACAGTGCTTTCGGCTGGCCTCACCATTGCTGCGTCTCCCTTGGCTGGAGCCGTCGGTCCTGCGAATTGGTACAGATTAGGCGCAGGCTTTTCAGCTGTGACTCTGATCCTGTCGATTTTTCTCGTGCCAGAGAGTCGCTACCCTCGATCCCTGGTAGCGTACGGACAATCGTCAGAATTTGATGGTGTCGAACAAGTACAAACGACAGCAGCACCAGTGAGGCTGTCAGAGAGACCCGCGCTGGATACTACAAAGTATCCACCGCGGACGATCAGGTCGGATATGCGCTTATTTGTTGGGGAGTTTGATTGGGTGGAGGGCTGGTACGGCTTCGTC CATACCTTCCAAATTCTTCTCTTCCCAAATGTCTTATGGGCATTCTGTCTCAACGGCTTGACAAT TGGAATCAACATCGCCATCGGAACGACTTACGGCGCTATCGTCACTCATCCTCCTTACAACTGGGGCAATGACGCAGCATCATATGTCAACGCGGGACAAGTTGTAGTCGCCTTTGTTGCACTCCCTCTCCTCGGCAACGGGTCAGACAAGATCATCAAATGGCGGGCCAAGCGTAACGACGGTTTCCATGAGCCCGAAAACCGCCTCCTCGTCCTCTGGATCCCGATCCTATTCGGGATTCTCTCCGCCACACTATATGGCCAAGCTGGGCAATATCCCGACAAATACCATTGGTTTGTCATTGTGTTCGCCAATGCAGGCTATTACTTCTGCTTTGTCGGCGCAAACATTGCTGCCATTACATATTTACTCGATTCTTACCCTGCGCGGGCTGGGCCCGTTCTTGTTGTCATCACGGCTTTCCGCGGATTCGTTTCTTTTGGTACGAGCTACGGTGTAGCCAAGTTTATTGAAACAACTGGTTACGATGGTTCTTTTGGTACATATGCCGGACTCACGGCGCTCTTTGGGTGTCTTGGTATCCCCATTTTCCTGTATGGTAAGCGCATTCGGGCTTACACGGGCCGTTGGGCAACGGCGAAGCATGTTGGGGTTCCTTCCATGTCTCGCTGA
- a CDS encoding PhyH domain containing protein, with amino-acid sequence MIQTTTQTAPVTLKAVGGGPMKIDGTETNYGDWRDDLARDGYAIVKGAIPRERADAYADGMYTWLEGFNLGFDRNDVSTAHKDKLPAINEKGMCLHYAVTHEDFAWGVRGEPGVVGAFEKIYDDKELIVSFDAINFTFPNRKDIAPNKPWPHQDQDPAKPGFRCMQGLVNLLPNGPDDGGLIVCPGGHLVSDEFHKDMADEPRIPAWTPEWFGFTENGLKWLEKKGLKWVKVCAEPGDLLLWDSRTPHYNLASKTNQPRFAVYTCYMPVSHATQEDLVRKKDAYERFVGTTHWPNARHTGSNVAQRDGEDDPHNRFEPVNKPKLDERTFKLTGIPYIKS; translated from the exons ATGATTCAGACAACTACGCAAACCGCACCAGTAACGCTGAAGGCTGTTGGCGGGGGCCCGATGAAGATCGACGGCACGGAAACCAACTATGGCGACTGGAGAGACGACCTTGCCCGTGACGGCTATGCTATCGTGAAGGGGGCGATTCCAAGGGAGAGGGCCGATGCTTATGCAGACGGCATGTACACATGGTTGGAAGGCTT CAACCTGGGATTTGACCGAAACGATGTTTCCACGGCTCACAAAGATAAATTACCAGCCATCAACGAGAAGGGCATGTGCCTCCATTACGCCGTAACACACGAAGACTTTGCCTGGGGTGTACGTGGCGAGCCAGGCGTTGTAGGGGCTTTCGAAAAGATATACGACGACAAAGAGCTCATCGTCTCATTTGACGCCATCAACTTCACATTTCCCAA CCGAAAGGACATTGCGCCCAACAAGCCATGGCCTCATCAAGACCAGGATCCCGCGAAGCCAGGATTCAGATGCATGCAAGGTCTCGTCAACCTGCTGCCCAATGGCCCGGATGATGGTGGCTTGATAGTGTGCCCTGGGGGCCATCTCGTGTCTGACGAATTCCACAAAGACATGGCCGATGAGCCACGTATTCCAGCATGGACTCCTGAGTGGTTTGGGTTCACAGAGAACGGCCTCAAATGGCTAGAGAAGAAGGGTCTGAAATGGGTCAAGGTGTGCGCTGAGCCTGGAGATCTATTGCTCTG GGACTCCCGTACTCCTCACTACAACCTTGCTTCAAAGACCAATCAGCCCAGATTCGCTGTATACACCTGCTACATGCCTGTCTCACACGCGACTCAAGAAGATCTCGTACGCAAGAAGGACGCCTACGAAAGGTTTGTGGGCACTACACACTGGCCCAATGCCAGACACACTGGATCGAACGTAGCACAGCGAGATGGGGAGGATGACCCGCACAACCGTTTTGAGCCAGTGAACAAGCCAAAACTTGATGAGCGTACATTCAAGTTGACTGGAATCCCTTACATCAAGTCGTAG